One Aegilops tauschii subsp. strangulata cultivar AL8/78 chromosome 7, Aet v6.0, whole genome shotgun sequence genomic window carries:
- the LOC109747462 gene encoding basic blue protein gives MAAATRALLVAAVIAAALFGTALGATYTVGAPAGSWDLRTNYTRWTSTIRFYAGDELRFQYPAAAHNVVEVTKTAYDNCSSSSPVATFPSGNDVIPLAAVGTRYFICGLPGHCAGGMKVQVNVRSKVVRCRGRGARQRCTQTTPQPSSAAQAGAQPVLALGLAAVLAGLMLLY, from the coding sequence ATGGCGGCAGCTACCAGAGCTCTCCTTGTTGCCGCGGTGATCGCGGCGGCGTTGTTCGGCACGGCGCTCGGCGCCACCTACACAGTCGGCGCACCGGCCGGCTCGTGGGACCTCCGGACAAACTACACCCGATGGACTTCCACCATCAGGTTctacgccggcgacgagctccggtTCCAGTACCCGGCTGCGGCGCACAACGTGGTGGAGGTGACCAAGACGGCCTACGACAACTGCAGCAGCTCTAGTCCCGTCGCCACGTTCCCGAGCGGCAACGACGTCATCCCGCTCGCCGCCGTCGGGACCCGGTACTTCATCTGCGGCCTGCCCGGGCACTGCGCCGGTGGCATGAAGGTACAGGTCAACGTCCGGTCCAAGGTGGTGAGATGCCGAGGGAGAGGGGCGAGGCAGCGGTGCACACAGACAACGCCACAGCCGAGCTCGGCGGCTCAGGCTGGTGCTCAGCCTGTGCTAGCGCTCGGGCTGGCCGCCGTCCTGGCTGGTTTGATGCTTCTCTACTAG
- the LOC109747461 gene encoding E3 ubiquitin-protein ligase XB3-like — RAATALLNSSVAEPMVWPSPLKFISELGADARALLEAALVEANREREKKIVKGTKYSDSSPTLSDAGAGDDDDVDDQEDKEVCSICFEQACSIEVEDRGNRMCAACTLVLCCHSKPNPATLQPPACPFCRSCISRLVVVDSKAKAVAVAGAGDEADEKPASPRLSRRRSRTRSREGSSNFKGLSSAMGSLSSKIERGSGRLVGDGDGAFLDKLEHDLP; from the coding sequence CGCGCGGCCACGGCGCTGCTGAACTCGTCGGTGGCGGAGCCCATGGTGTGGCCGTCGCCGCTCAAGTTCATCAGCGAGCTGGGGGCAGACGCGAGGGCGCTCCTGGAGGCGGCCCTTGTCGAGGCCAATAGGGAGCGGGAGAAGAAGATCGTCAAGGGCACCAAGTACTCGGACTCCTCGCCGACGCTCTCCGacgccggcgccggcgacgacgacgacgtggACGACCAGGAGGACAAGGAGGTGTGCAGCATCTGCTTCGAGCAGGCGTGCAGCATCGAGGTGGAGGACCGCGGGAACCGGATGTGCGCCGCCTGCACGCTCGTGCTCTGCTGCCACAGCAAGCCCAACCCAGCCACGCTACAGCCGCCGGCCTGCCCCTTCTGCCGCAGCTGCATCTCCCGGCTTGTCGTCGTCGACTCCAAGGCTAAGGCCGTCGCGGTTgcgggcgccggcgacgaggcTGACGAGAAGCCGGCGTCGCCGCGTCTGAGCCGGAGGAGGTCACGGACGAGGTCCCGCGAGGGGAGCAGCAACTTCAAGGGCCTCTCGTCGGCCATGGGGTCCCTGTCTAGCAAGATCGAGCGTGGCTCCGGCAGGCtggtcggcgacggcgacggtgcgTTCCTGGACAAGCTGGAGCACGACCTCCCTTGA